From Salvia splendens isolate huo1 chromosome 3, SspV2, whole genome shotgun sequence, a single genomic window includes:
- the LOC121794676 gene encoding probable RNA-binding protein 18 produces the protein MDHFNFHDEKAESRLYVGNLDLKITEEALIKMFFPFGKIVSEDYLWHTRGPKRGEPRGYAFIQFSSKEEAIRAKEKMYGRMACGRPLVVRLASEKYPIDGAVNHSKTSEGSRSLLSGGSGGQTSRSAKIAAIKNKLKAIDEGHSTSKKQKQSDEHCISLEKPHQR, from the exons ATG GACCATTTCAACTTTCATGATGAAAAGGCAGAGAGCAGATTGTATGTTGGTAACCTTGATCTCAAGATAACAGA GGAAGCTCTAATCAAGATGTTTTTTCCATTTGGAAAAATTGTATCGGAAGACTACCTATGGCATACTCGTGGCCCTAAGCGCGGAGAGCCACGTGGTTATGCTTTCATCCAGTTCAGCTCTAAAGAG GAAGCTATTCGGGCCAAGGAGAAGATGTATGGAAGAATGGCTTGTGGACGCCCATTAGTTGTTCGTCTTGCCAGTGAGAAATACCCCATAGATGGTGCAGTTAATCATTCCAAGACCAGTGAAGGGAGCAGGTCCCTTCTCTCTGGCGGTAGTGGCGGACAAACTAGCCGGAGTGCTAAGATAGCCGCTATCAAGAACAAACTGAAGGCGATTGATGAAGGCCATAGCACCTCAAAAAAGCAGAAGCAAAGCGATGAGCATTGCATCAGTCTCGAGAAGCCTCATCAAAGATGA
- the LOC121794674 gene encoding uncharacterized protein LOC121794674: MHKNMEPNTCNVNHLDADAHLPPRKRLLAGMKRQNSDVNSPTATPSTPSSGGSEHDLRSNNALRSHLRDPSLSNEEIVEISRIAAIKSAKAAEVARANAEEKAAKAARAVVAAKSALDLVAILSDETGNKEKLLKKNKMKKHVTVEALYNKNKSSRGTDEELAHNLHRVINSSPRILKNSPGSESKSHKHKKLKSSASSGRTSITNEAPVGEGDRDRLSAARSIGNGVVELDTESPVRKIGMIMVDLNTSKHDNCDQLKLDNGDGSRLSKNERLKLDDGKVLDSISRKRGRIKQKKLPLSICSFKDQTSPKEELKPQGNAVRSGVDNQPLFSMGPSSNSLMPPVERTSSMWKCQSFKAPACVKQNKVMQS, encoded by the coding sequence ATGCATAAGAATATGGAACCTAACACATGCAATGTTAATCACTTGGATGCGGATGCACATCTGCCACCTCGAAAGCGGCTTCTAGCTGGAATGAAGAGGCAGAATTCTGATGTTAATTCCCCCACAGCCACACCATCAACTCCTAGTAGTGGTGGGAGCGAACATGATCTCCGTTCCAATAATGCACTGAGGTCCCATTTGCGTGATCCAAGTCTCTCGAATGAGGAGATTGTTGAAATCTCTAGAATCGCTGCTATTAAATCTGCGAAGGCTGCAGAGGTTGCAAGAGCCAATGCTGAAGAGAAGGCTGCAAAAGCAGCAAGGGCAGTGGTTGCTGCTAAAAGTGCATTGGATCTGGTTGCCATTCTTTCAGATGAGACAGGTAATAAAGAAAAACTTCTGAAAAAGAACAAGATGAAGAAGCATGTCACTGTTGAAGCATtgtacaataaaaataaaagcagTCGAGGAACAGATGAAGAATTGGCTCACAATTTGCATCGGGTCATCAACAGCTCTCCAAGAATTTTGAAGAACTCACCAGGTTCTGAATCGAAGAGTCACAAGCATAAAAAGCTGAAAAGTTCTGCTTCTTCTGGGAGAACTAGCATTACTAATGAAGCTCCAGTTGGCGAAGGGGATAGAGATAGACTGTCCGCAGCAAGAAGCATTGGTAATGGTGTAGTAGAATTAGACACTGAAAGTCCTGTAAGGAAGATAGGCATGATTATGGTAGATTTGAACACTTCCAAGCATGACAACTGCGATCAGCTAAAGTTGGACAATGGAGATGGATCACGCCTCAGTAAAAATGAACGGCTGAAGTTGGATGATGGTAAAGTCTTGGATAGCATTAGTAGAAAGAGGGGAAGAATTAAGCAGAAGAAATTGCCCCTGAGCATTTGTAGCTTCAAGGATCAAACTAGTCCAAAAGAGGAGCTGAAACCTCAGGGTAATGCTGTCAGAAGTGGTGTAGACAATCAGCCCTTGTTCTCAATGGGGCCTTCAAGTAACAGTTTGATGCCTCCGGTGGAGAGGACATCATCAATGTGGAAGTGCCAGTCCTTCAAAGCACCCGCTTGTGTTAAACAGAATAAAGTTATGCAGTCATAG
- the LOC121795720 gene encoding protein PATRONUS 2-like — protein MATPAHRLIQDQNLNFLYNGTTPVGKTDVTKADKRGGLGGRRALNDISNSRNPSSFHSKKKDSSINVISIDKDPSTVKGKSSKAAEKGRVAGRKALSDLTNSVKARPKQIPSLGRKLNAVAEEAEEGFLHNHQECIKAQMITVEKDYFLKTVGLANDIAALPSARKAFPLSSKKLEGCVKHPTMEELLELPSCLSPACRSPQSPKAPYTMYGEDDYLTDLMMIETPKLKYSGF, from the exons ATGGCAACCCCAGCTCATCGCCTGATCCAAGATCAGAACCTAAACTTTCTCTACAATG GCACTACTCCTGTGGGAAAGACTGATGTAACCAAAGCAGATAAGAGAGGAGGTCTTGGAGGAAGGAGAGCACTTAACGACATATCGAACTCAAGAAACCCTTCTTCGTTTCACTCCAAGAAGAAAGATAGCTCCATAAATGTCATCTCTATTGACAAAGATCCTTCAACTGTGAAAGGTAAGTCATCCAAGGCAGCTGAGAAAGGTAGAGTTGCTGGTAGGAAAGCACTCAGTGACCTCACAAACTCGGTTAAGGCACGTCCAAAGCAGATCCCAAGTTTGGGGAGGAAATTGAATGCTGTTGCAGAAGAAGCGGAAGAGGGTTTTCTACACAATCATCAGGAGTGCATTAAAGCTCAGATGATTACTGTTGAAAAGGACTACTTCTTGAAGACAGTAGGACTGGCTAATG ATATCGCTGCACTGCCATCAGCTAGGAAGGCGTTTCCATTGTCATCCAAGAAG CTGGAGGGTTGTGTGAAACATCCTACAATGGAAGAGCTGCTTGAGCTCCCTAGCTGCTTATCGCCTGCTTGTCGATCTCCTCAGTCACCGAAGGCTCCGTATACGATGTATGGGGAGGATGACTATTTGACTGATCTGATGATGATCGAGACGCCTAAGCTCAAGTATAGCGGCTTCTGA
- the LOC121797143 gene encoding scarecrow-like protein 8 — MSSGFPGGFTNQQQQFPFRSPLSEILHDPASQIRQRKRSLAEFQQQNQQGLELYLRNVKLRPNFQHANPLSPIFPVDFPTVCLQPYRNAEVLGHETRNNKMMMNHRLQELEKELLGDEVDGDEVSVVTHSDWSEAIQNLIAPTKMPISPSPTSSSSSCSSTSASPPILTTKQSLIDAAAAISEGNLAAATEIITRLQQLANPNGSSEQRLTSFMVSALKSRVNPTGTSELYSKEHKLSTQMLYEVSPCFKLSFMAANLAILNATSEQGFQRIHVVDFEIGEGGQYMHFLHALAANQSGGKRASALKITAFSDNTSGGDEKLKIVGESLHTLAYKIGVRFDFSVKKLIVSDFNRIKLGIEPGEALAVNLAFKLHNLPDESVTTENLRDELLRLVKGLSPDVTTVVEPEMNANTAPLTVRVREACEFYGALLDSLDATVSRGNPDRVRIEEAVGRKIVNSVACEGRERVERCEVFGKWRARMGMAGFESVPMSQPVADTLRARLNSGTRGNPGFTVTEKSGGICFGWMGRTLTVASAWR, encoded by the coding sequence ATGTCTTCCGGATTTCCAGGCGGCTTTACCAATCAGCAGCAGCAATTTCCGTTCCGATCGCCGCTATCCGAAATCCTTCACGACCCTGCTTCCCAGATCCGGCAACGGAAGAGATCACTAGCAGAATTTCAGCAACAGAACCAGCAAGGCTTGGAGTTGTATCTACGAAACGTCAAGCTAAGGCCGAATTTCCAGCATGCAAATCCTCTTTCCCCCATCTTTCCCGTAGATTTCCCTACTGTTTGCCTGCAGCCATACAGAAATGCGGAGGTTTTGGGGCATGAAACTCGCAACAACAAGATGATGATGAATCATCGGCTGCAGGAGCTGGAGAAGGAGCTTCTAGGAGACGAAGTGGATGGAGATGAGGTATCTGTCGTCACCCACAGCGACTGGTCGGAGGCGATCCAGAATCTAATCGCCCCTACCAAAATGCCCATTTCTCCGTCTCCgacttcttcctcctcctcgtgCTCATCCACGTCAGCGTCTCCTCCGATCCTGACCACCAAACAGTCTCTGATAGACGCCGCCGCAGCTATCTCAGAAGGAAATTTGGCCGCCGCAACCGAAATCATAACGCGCCTCCAGCAGCTCGCTAACCCCAACGGTAGCTCCGAACAGAGGCTCACATCTTTCATGGTTTCTGCTCTAAAATCGCGCGTGAACCCCACCGGGACGTCGGAGCTCTACAGCAAAGAGCACAAATTATCAACGCAAATGCTGTATGAGGTGTCGCCGTGTTTCAAGCTCAGTTTCATGGCCGCTAATCTCGCCATCCTCAACGCAACCTCAGAGCAGGGGTTTCAGAGGATTCACGTTGTGGATTTCGAGATCGGCGAGGGTGGACAGTACATGCATTTCCTCCACGCGCTGGCGGCAAATCAATCAGGCGGAAAACGCGCCTCCGCCTTGAAAATCACCGCCTTCTCGGATAACACCTCCGGCGGCGACGAAAAACTGAAAATCGTCGGCGAGAGTCTGCACACATTGGCCTACAAAATCGGCGTCCGATTCGATTTCTCAGTGAAGAAATTGATCGTCAGCGATTTTAACCGAATTAAATTGGGAATCGAGCCCGGCGAAGCCCTAGCCGTGAACTTGGCGTTCAAGCTGCACAATCTACCCGACGAGAGCGTGACGACGGAGAATTTGAGGGACGAGCTGCTCCGCCTCGTGAAAGGTCTGTCTCCGGACGTAACGACGGTGGTGGAGCCGGAGATGAACGCCAACACGGCGCCTCTGACCGTGCGCGTGAGGGAGGCCTGCGAGTTCTACGGCGCGCTGCTTGACTCGCTCGACGCGACCGTGTCGCGGGGCAACCCAGACCGAGTCAGGATCGAGGAGGCGGTGGGTCGGAAAATCGTGAACTCGGTGGCGTGCGAGGGGAGGGAGCGGGTGGAGAGGTGCGAGGTGTTCGGCAAGTGGCGGGCTAGGATGGGTATGGCCGGGTTTGAATCGGTGCCGATGAGTCAACCCGTCGCGGACACGCTGCGGGCGAGGCTGAACTCTGGGACACGTGGCAACCCGGGATTCACCGTGACCGAGAAATCCGGCGGCATCTGCTTTGGGTGGATGGGACGGACCCTCACTGTCGCATCTGCTTGGCGTTGA